One Phaseolus vulgaris cultivar G19833 chromosome 2, P. vulgaris v2.0, whole genome shotgun sequence DNA window includes the following coding sequences:
- the LOC137812744 gene encoding uncharacterized protein gives MTISVFSVPTPQFCSYRNSWPTPTYPSLSSSSKLTVPLCSPSPPTSAIEEGPSPAPDDISVVDRSEFASGCKACGREEIEIGCNGEGRIQGGIATVPGFGWWPIKAYRPCPAFVASGGRYRRQGQSMDEVVSGSGKTPTKGTASDSKTSNKKESVKKSKR, from the exons ATGACAATATCTGTTTTCTCAGTTCCGACTCCTCAATTCTGCAGCTACAGAAACTCGTGGCCAACTCCAACTTACCCTTCTCTATCTTCTTCTTCGAAGTTAACTGTTCCACTGTGCTCTCCTTCACCTCCAACTTCTGCTATCGAAGAGGGTCCTTCTCCTGCACCAGACGATATTTCCGTTGTTGATCGCTCAGAGTTCGCGAG CGGTTGTAAGGCATGTGGAAGAGAAGAAATAGAGATAGGATGCAATGGTGAAGGAAGGATTCAGGGTGGGATTGCAACAGTACCAGGGTTTGGGTGGTGGCCAATAAAGGCTTACAGGCCATGCCCTGCATTTGTGGCATCTGGTGGTAGGTATAGGCGGCAAGGACAAAGCATGGACGAGGTTGTCTCCGGAAGTGGTAAAACACCCACAAAAGGAACTGCCAGTGACTCGAAGACAAG TAACAAaaaagaaagtgtgaagaaatcTAAGAGGTAA
- the LOC137812746 gene encoding RNA polymerase II transcriptional coactivator KELP-like, whose amino-acid sequence MDDTETKQRIEETVRRILQESDMDEVTESKIRKQASEQLGLNLSQPHFKAFVKQVVGAFLQEKLQEQEENDEKEDEEEQGVSKGKEYDDEGDLIICKLSEKRRVTIQDFRGKTLVSIREYYKKDGKDLPTSKGISLTEEQWSAFKKNLPAIEKAISKMESR is encoded by the exons ATGGACGATACTGAAACAAAGCAACGAATCGAGGAAACAGTTCGCAGGATTTTGCAAGAGTCGGACATGGACGAGGTTACGGAGTCTAAGATTCGAAAGCAGGCTTCCGAGCAACTTGGTCTCAACCTGTCTCAGCCCCATTTCAAAGCCTTCGTGAAACAGGTAGTGGGGGCTTTTCTCCAAGAAAAACTACAAGAACAAGAAGAAAATGATgagaaagaagatgaagaagaacaaggaGTTTCCAAGGGCAAGGAGTACGATGATGAAGGCGATCTCATCATCTGCAAG CTTTCAGAGAAGAGAAGAGTGACCATTCAGGATTTCAGAGGGAAAACGTTGGTGTCCATTCGCGAGTACTATAAAAAAGATGGCAAGGATCTTCCTACTTCCAAAG GAATAAGTTTGACCGAGGAGCAGTGGTCCGCCTTCAAAAAAAATCTGCCCGCCATAGAAAAAGCCATTAGTAAAATGGAATCTCGTTGA
- the LOC137812747 gene encoding uncharacterized protein, which produces MGNCSMKGTTGECHHTIRVMCDSGAILQFKAPKTVAQVLQHYPGYGIFRQGHASEPLPEQESLSYGLFYYLLPLKEDKKSCCDNVGVQRSEEVCKSAACDYVENLSNGSALEVLPSAKNGVWRVKLVIDQRQLEEILSEQVNTEALIEKMRMAATGCSTTSPSRSPTMSTWKVGWKTTLFNGKIAKDTATVTAGSNLYLGSC; this is translated from the coding sequence ATGGGGAATTGTTCCATGAAGGGTACCACTGGAGAGTGTCACCACACTATTCGGGTTATGTGTGACAGTGGTGCCATTTTGCAGTTCAAAGCTCCCAAAACTGTGGCTCAAGTGCTTCAACATTACCCTGGTTATGGTATTTTCCGCCAGGGTCATGCTTCAGAACCTTTGCCAGAGCAAGAGAGCTTGAGCTATGGTCTTTTTTATTATCTTCTTCCGTTGAAGGAGGACAAAAAGAGTTGCTGTGACAACGTTGGAGTTCAAAGATCAGAGGAAGTGTGTAAGTCTGCAGCGTGTGATTATGTTGAGAATTTGTCAAATGGGTCAGCGCTTGAAGTGCTGCCATCGGCAAAGAACGGCGTGTGGAGAGTGAAGTTGGTGATTGACCAGAGGCAACTGGAGGAGATTTTGTCAGAGCAGGTGAATACTGAAGCTCTGATTGAGAAGATGAGGATGGCTGCAACTGGATGCTCTACCACTAGTCCTTCAAGGAGTCCAACCATGAGCACTTGGAAAGTGGGGTGGAAGACAACACTCTTCAATGGGAAAATTGCCAAAGACACTGCCACTGTTACTGCAGGGTCTAATTTGTATTTGGGGTCTTGTTAG
- the LOC137812757 gene encoding uncharacterized protein At3g28850, which translates to MGCAASKGVDVAAVPYRPPPTSLAVFDINAIEEPWLKHLNEKTTQVHKDKTPLPAPILHKLEMLDATDAPQSWDEVSKTLQDLKPVITKPPPTSPPQPPPQPQPQPPQKTNSFHTLEELDANTKPKPKPEAVKPETAKPAAVVNVNVARGSKLKDNVFLVRDRLEREKDEKESTFERLRRDPLSALPEKCPPGGSETVVVYTTSLRGVRKTFEDCNRVRDVLETHRVVFDERDVSLHGDFLREVKELVGEAVALPRVFVKGRYVGGLEELVELNETGRLGRILRATRVERGIGRQTCGGCGGARFVPCLECGGSCKVLVNGVDKQKCPNCNENGLVHCPSCI; encoded by the coding sequence ATGGGGTGTGCAGCGTCGAAGGGTGTGGATGTGGCGGCGGTTCCTTATCGTCCGCCGCCAACGAGCTTGGCGGTGTTCGACATAAACGCCATCGAGGAGCCATGGCTGAAGCACCTGAACGAGAAAACCACACAAGTTCACAAAGACAAAACGCCTCTCCCCGCACCTATTCTCCACAAACTGGAGATGCTCGACGCCACCGACGCCCCTCAATCCTGGGACGAGGTCAGCAAAACTCTACAAGACCTCAAGCCCGTCATAACCAAACCACCTCCCACGTCACCACCCCAACCACCGCCACAACCTCAACCTCAACCTCCACAAAAAACCAACTCCTTCCACACACTGGAAGAGTTAGACGCCAAtaccaagcccaagcccaagcccgaGGCAGTAAAGCCCGAAACAGCAAAGCCCGCCGCGGTGGTTAACGTGAACGTGGCGCGAGGGAGCAAGTTGAAAGACAACGTGTTCCTAGTGCGGGACAGGTTGGAGAGAGAGAAGGATGAGAAGGAGTCGACGTTCGAGCGGCTTCGGCGGGACCCACTGAGCGCGCTTCCGGAGAAGTGCCCGCCGGGGGGGAGTGAGACGGTGGTGGTGTACACGACGTCGTTGCGGGGCGTGAGGAAGACGTTCGAGGACTGCAACAGGGTGCGGGACGTGCTGGAGACGCACCGCGTGGTGTTCGACGAGCGCGACGTGTCGCTGCACGGGGATTTTCTCCGGGAGGTGAAGGAGCTGGTGGGCGAGGCGGTGGCTCTGCCGCGGGTGTTCGTGAAGGGGAGGTACGTGGGGGGGTTGGAGGAGTTGGTTGAGCTGAACGAAACGGGTCGATTGGGGAGGATTCTGAGGGCCACACGTGTGGAGAGGGGGATTGGGAGGCAAACGTGTGGAGGGTGTGGTGGGGCCCGCTTTGTGCCTTGTTTGGAGTGTGGTGGGAGTTGCAAGGTTTTGGTGAATGGAGTGGACAAACAGAAGTGTCCCAACTGTAATGAGAATGGCTTAGTTCATTGCCCTTCTTGCATTTGA
- the LOC137812758 gene encoding DCD domain-containing protein NRP-B gives MENNQSFWQFSDQLRLQTPNLANLSLNDSIWSSNYVSKRRDERINFDIKVGGEINSFKSKDPAFDYNDNMNGSLLPMTYNNSNNIFGAGLDAGVGINGGFNKGIYSKPAFANLNTSINLNINPKGFKGKAEDDLLHPPKSSKKNTNPNKKLDSNNNSTSNNDNTKDSKAAADKRFKTLPPSESLPRNETIGGYIFVCNNDTMAENLKRQLFGLPPRYRDSVRAITPGLPLFLYNYSTHQLHGIFEAAGFGGTNIDPTAWEDKKCPGESRFPAQVRVITRKTCEPLEEDSFRPILHHYDGPKFRLELNVPEALSLLDIFAEQDTFNDTFKALAA, from the exons ATGGAGAATAATCAGTCTTTTTGGCAGTTCAGTGACCAGCTGCGGTTGCAGACACCCAATTTGGCAAACCTCTCTCTGAACGATTCCATTTGGAGCAGCAATTACGTGTCCAAGAGGCGTGATGAAAGGATCAATTTTGACATCAAAGTGGGTGGTGAGATCAACTCTTTCAAGTCAAAGGACCCTGCTTTTGATTACAACGATAACATGAATGGATCTCTTCTTCCCATGACTTACAACAACAGCAACAACATTTTTGGTGCTGGTTTGGATGCTGGGGTGGGTATCAATGGAGGCTTCAACAAGGGAATTTACTCCAAACCTGCTTTTGCCAATCTTAACACCAGCATTAACCTCAATATCAATCCTAAGGGGTTCAAGGGCAAGGCTGAAGATGACCTTCTTCACCCTCCCAAATCTTCCAAGAAAAACACCAACCCCAACAAGAAACTTGACAGTAACAACAACAGCACCAGCAACAATGATAACACCAAGGATTCCAAGGCTGCTGCCGACAAGCGATTCAAAACACTGCCACCCTCGGAGTCTCTTCCTAGGAATGAAACCATCGGTGGCTACATCTTCGTGTGCAACAATGACACCATGGCTGAAAATCTCAAGAGGCAACTCTTCG GTCTGCCTCCACGATACAGAGATTCTGTTCGGGCCATTACTCCAGGGTTGCCCCTTTTCCTTTACAACTATTCCACTCACCAACTCCATGGAATCTTTGAG GCTGCAGGTTTTGGAGGAACAAACATTGATCCAACGGCTTGGGAGGATAAGAAATGCCCTGGTGAATCTCGTTTCCCTGCTCAG GTAAGAGTGATTACTAGGAAAACATGTGAACCACTGGAGGAGGATTCCTTCAGACCAATCCTTCACCACTATGATGGTCCCAAGTTTCGTCTTGAGCTGAACGTGCCcgag GCCTTGTCTCTGCTGGATATTTTTGCTGAACAAGATACTTTCAACGATACTTTCAAGGCTTTGGCTGCATAA
- the LOC137812748 gene encoding 3-oxoacyl-[acyl-carrier-protein] synthase I, chloroplastic-like: MASIAGTCPLGALLRNSVPENNRKMSVVHYEGLRLPQRMQIPSSLATNPSHYISASSSPRCRTIKAMASPTVAAPNREKDPKKRVVITGMGLVSVFGSDIDAFYNKLLEGESGISLIDRFDASSFSVRFGGQIRDFSSEGYIDGKNDRRLDDCWRYCIVAGKRALNDANLGQQVLDTMDKTRIGVLVGTGMGGLTAFSSGVQALIQKGYKKITPFFIPYSITNMGSALLAIDTGLMGPNYSISTACATANYCFYAAANHIRRGEADIMVVGGTEAAIMPTGVGGFIACRALSQRNEDPKKASRPWDKDRDGFVMGEGSGVLIMESLESATKRGATIVAEYLGGAITCDAHHMTDPRSDGLGVSSCITKSLEDAGVSPEEVNYVNAHATSTLAGDLAEVNAIKKVFKDTSELKMNATKSMIGHGLGAAGGLEAIATIKAITTGWVHPTINQDNLEPSVTIDTVPYVKKQHEVNVGISNSFGFGGHNSVVVFAPFRP; the protein is encoded by the exons atggCAAGCATTGCTGGGACATGTCCTTTAGGAGCATTGCTCAGAAACAGTGTCCCAGAAAACAATAGGAAGATGTCTGTGGTACATTACGAGGGGCTTAGATTGCCACAACGAATGCAAATTCCTTCTTCACTTGCAACCAATCCAAGCCACTACATTTCAGCTTCTTCAT CTCCAAGATGCAGGACAATCAAGGCCATGGCTTCCCCAACCGTTGCAGCACCAAATAGAGAAAAGGATCCAAAAAAGAGGGTAGTTATAACAGGAATGGGTCTTGTTTCAGTCTTTGGCAGTGACATTGATGCCTTTTACAACAAACTCCTTGAGGGAGAAAGTGGGATAAGCCTTATAGATAGGTTTGATGCGTCAAGTTTCTCTGTCCGTTTTGGAGGTCAGATACGTGATTTCTCTTCAGAAGGTTACATTGATGGCAAAAATGATCGGCGCCTTGATGATTGCTGGAGGTATTGCATTGTTGCAGGCAAGAGGGCACTCAATGATGCCAACCTTGGACAACAAGTCCTTGACACT ATGGACAAAACAAGAATAGGAGTTCTGGTGGGAACAGGAATGGGAGGTTTGACGGCTTTCTCTTCTGGTGTGCAAGCTCTTATCCAGAAGGGATATAAGAAAATTACTCCATTTTTCATTCCCTACTCCATCACCAACATGGGTTCTGCTTTGTTGGCTATAGACACAGGCCTAATGGGTCCAAATTATTCCATTTCCACTGCTTGTGCAACAGCAAATTACTGCTTTTATGCGGCTGCTAATCACATTAGAAGAGGTGAAGCAGATATAATGGTGGTTGGTGGGACTGAGGCTGCAATCATGCCTACTGGTGTTGGAGGTTTCATTGCTTGCAGGGCTTTGTCTCAGAGGAATGAAGACCCCAAGAAGGCTTCACGACCATGGGACAAAGATCGTGATGGTTTTGTAATGGGTGAAGGCTCTGGTGTGCTG ATAATGGAGAGCTTGGAGAGTGCAACCAAGAGGGGAGCCACCATAGTAGCAGAATATTTGGGAGGTGCCATAACATGTGATGCTCATCACATGACTGATCCAAGATCGGATGGACTAGGAGTTTCATCTTGCATAACCAAGAGTTTAGAAGATGCTGGAGTTTCTCCCGAAGAG GTGAACTATGTGAATGCTCATGCCACATCAACATTGGCTGGTGACCTGGCTGAAGTTAATGCAATCAAAAAGGTTTTTAAGGACACATCAGAGTTGAAAATGAATGCAACTAAG TCAATGATTGGTCATGGTCTTGGGGCTGCTGGCGGTTTGGAAGCCATAGCAACTATCAAAGCCATAACAACTGGTTGGGTGCATCCAACCATTAACCAAGAT AACTTGGAGCCTAGTGTTACAATTGACACTGTCCCTTACGTTAAGAAACAGCATGAAGTTAATGTTG GTATATCCAACTCATTTGGATTCGGTGGACACAATTCAGTAGTTGTCTTTGCCCCATTCAGACCATAA
- the LOC137812749 gene encoding probable E3 ubiquitin-protein ligase RHA4A, with translation MDVPQTPTPSPHLYPQQLQLKLYQAFIFSIPILFSIILVLLFYLFYLKKRAASLSSPPLHILTTTANPQTTYPYPSQPCRLDLTVQFLDKLPRILFDEDFGTRDSVCCVCLGEFELKEELLQIPYCKHVFHISCICNWLQSNSTCPLCRCCIIPSTKFLNPAPTIVSDPPHQGGTSTSSSHIISMPQ, from the exons ATGGATGTGCCACAAACTCCAACCCCCTCTCCTCATTTGTATCCACAACAACTTCAACTTAAACTTTACCAAGCCTTCATATTCTCCATTCCCATACTCTTTTCCATCATTCTGGTTCTCTTGTTTTACTTGTTCTACCTCAAAAAGAGAGCTGCATCTCTCTCATCACCACCTCTCCACATACTTACCACCACTGCTAATCCTCAAACTACCTATCCTTACCCTTCACAA CCTTGCCGATTAGATCTGACAGTACAATTTCTTGACAAACTTCCAAGAATTTTGTTTGATGAGGATTTTGGAACAAGAGATTCAGT ATGTTGTGTTTGCCTTGGAGAATTTGAACTGAAGGAAGAGCTGCTACAAATTCCTTACTGCAAGCATGTGTTTCATATAAGCTGCATATGCAACTGGTTGCAATCAAACTCCACGTGTCCACTTTGTAGATGTTGCATCATTCCCTCTACCAAGTTCCTTAATCCAGCCCCAACTATTGTATCAGACCCACCACACCAAGGTGGAACTTCAACCTCTTCATCACACATCATCTCAATGCCTCAGTAA
- the LOC137812750 gene encoding small ribosomal subunit protein bS6c produces MASSALTSVPLSSSSLNVPHSSSKLPSTFPSSPIAAFSRGPKFLSAESRYHFHPKGSGSKFSITAQTLDFSDSFFEGGFGSEDDPNSPGGTGFTAVEEKEEPPCPPGLRQYETMMVLRPDMTEDERLALTQKYEEILVAGGGMYVEVFNRGVIPLAYAIKKKNKAGETNTYLDGIYLLFTYFTKPESVKPLEETVLTDDNVFRSISFKVRKRKY; encoded by the exons ATGGCTTCTTCTGCACTCACTTCGGTtcctctctcttcttcttccctCAATGTTCCTCATTCTTCTTCCAAACTTCCTTCCACTTTTCCATCTTCTCCCATTGCCGCATTCTCTCGTGGTCCCAAATTTCTCTCTGCGGAATCAAGATACCATTTTCACCCAAAGGGAAGCGGTTCTAAGTTTTCCATCACTGCCCAAACCCTAGATTTCTCCGATTCCTTCTTCGAAGGGGGTTTTGGCTCCGAAGACGACCCCAATTCACCAGGCGGAACCGGCTTCACGGCCGTCGAGGAAAAGGAGGAGCCCCCCTGCCCACCCGGCCTTCGACAGTACGAGACAATGATGGTTTTAAGGCCCGACATGACCGAGGATGAGCGACTTGCACTCACCCAGAAGTACGAGGAG ATTCTTGTTGCTGGAGGTGGCATGTATGTAGAGGTTTTTAACAGAGGAGTTATTCCCTTAGCATATGCCatcaagaagaaaaacaaagctGGGGAGACCAATACCTATTTGGATGGCATCTACCTGCTGTTCACCTACTTCACCAAGCCTGAATCCGTAAAGCCTCTCGAGGAGACAGTGTTAACGGATGATAATGTTTTCCGATCAATTAGTTTCAAAGTTAGGAAGAGGAAATATTAG